From one Novosphingobium sp. genomic stretch:
- a CDS encoding sigma-70 family RNA polymerase sigma factor, with product MALASALRLAADAPTGRLGRMGKVSARNDAGHGRAAPPRTARVEPALWPALMQKAQDGDGQAYRLLLGSITPAIQSLVRRRVFDEALAEDVVQDTLMTLHRVRHTYDPARPIMPWIAAIAATRAIDGLRRQGRIQRREIWDETVLAMELDPDATHRMEDFAVEGEVSQLLACLPARQRQAVEMVKLQQMSLDSAAQATSQSVPALKALLHRAFARLRQEKGVGDNG from the coding sequence ATGGCGCTTGCATCAGCCCTGCGACTTGCCGCAGATGCTCCGACCGGGCGGCTGGGCAGGATGGGCAAAGTGTCGGCACGAAATGACGCAGGACATGGCAGGGCCGCACCGCCGCGCACCGCAAGGGTCGAACCTGCCCTGTGGCCCGCTCTGATGCAAAAGGCGCAGGATGGCGACGGGCAGGCCTATCGCCTGCTGCTGGGCAGCATCACGCCCGCGATCCAGTCGCTGGTGCGCCGCCGCGTCTTCGACGAGGCGCTGGCCGAGGATGTGGTGCAGGATACGCTGATGACGCTGCACCGCGTGCGCCACACCTATGATCCGGCGCGGCCGATCATGCCGTGGATCGCGGCGATTGCCGCCACCCGCGCCATCGATGGCCTACGTCGGCAAGGGCGCATCCAGCGCCGTGAAATATGGGATGAAACCGTGCTGGCGATGGAGCTGGACCCCGATGCCACCCACCGCATGGAGGATTTCGCCGTGGAGGGCGAGGTGAGCCAGTTGCTCGCCTGCCTGCCTGCCCGGCAACGTCAGGCCGTGGAGATGGTCAAGCTGCAACAGATGAGTCTCGATTCCGCCGCTCAGGCCACTAGCCAGTCGGTGCCTGCCTTGAAAGCCTTGCTGCATCGGGCCTTTGCCCGGCTGCGTCAGGAGAAGGGGGTGGGCGACAATGGCTGA
- a CDS encoding CoA ester lyase, which yields MRLRSLLFVPGDQPERFAKAAASGADAVILDLEDSVGLSAKARARAAVADYLAGPRNLPVLVRINPLATAMAAADLAAVLSARPDGIVLPKAEGAASLAALIEAMGEGAVPVLPIATETPAAVFQLGTYGAVAKHLLGLTWGAEDLPAAIGAATSREEDGRYTPPYEMLRGLTLFAAHAAETAAIETVFPAIRDEAGLAAYVARARRDGFTGMLALHPAQIAIINAGFTPTGEEIDEAQRIVDAFAAQPDAGVLSLDGRMVDRPHLVQATKLLSRA from the coding sequence ATGAGGTTGCGCTCGCTGCTCTTCGTCCCCGGCGACCAGCCCGAACGCTTCGCCAAGGCGGCGGCGAGCGGGGCCGATGCGGTGATCCTCGATCTGGAGGATTCGGTGGGGTTAAGCGCCAAGGCAAGGGCACGCGCGGCGGTGGCGGACTATCTGGCCGGGCCGCGCAATCTGCCGGTGCTGGTGCGGATCAATCCGCTGGCGACGGCCATGGCTGCGGCCGATCTGGCAGCGGTGTTGTCCGCCCGCCCCGATGGCATTGTACTGCCCAAGGCAGAAGGCGCGGCCAGCCTTGCGGCTCTGATCGAGGCCATGGGGGAGGGCGCCGTGCCCGTGCTGCCCATCGCCACGGAAACCCCGGCTGCGGTGTTCCAGCTTGGGACCTATGGTGCGGTCGCCAAGCATCTGCTGGGGCTGACATGGGGAGCGGAGGATCTGCCCGCCGCCATCGGGGCCGCCACCTCGCGCGAGGAAGATGGTCGCTACACCCCGCCTTACGAGATGCTGCGCGGGCTCACTTTGTTTGCCGCGCATGCCGCCGAAACCGCTGCCATCGAAACGGTGTTTCCGGCGATCCGTGATGAGGCGGGGCTGGCGGCCTATGTGGCGCGGGCGCGGCGGGATGGCTTTACCGGCATGCTGGCGCTGCATCCTGCGCAGATCGCTATCATCAATGCCGGATTTACGCCCACCGGCGAAGAAATCGACGAGGCACAGCGCATCGTCGATGCCTTTGCCGCGCAGCCCGATGCGGGGGTGTTGTCGCTGGATGGGCGGATGGTCGATCGCCCGCATCTCGTGCAGGCGACAAAGCTGCTGAGCCGCGCCTGA
- a CDS encoding SulP family inorganic anion transporter, translating into MTALAVAGLMLPEGVAYAGLAGLPPGRALEAGIAGGLAYALAGRSRFAVVSPTSSSAAILAAAIGGLATNELASGVDRDALATMLVALVGVIFLGLSAFRLGSLSAFISRPVLHGFAFGLAITIILKQIPPLLGISGISGPIWTALPHLVEALPRANWPSAAIGLIALGAILALRRMPQVPGALLVIVGGIALGSTAAPELWHVALAGPVTLGMPRLDLPPLALLPRLFQLAAPIALILFAESWGTMRSLALKHGDAIDANRELGALGVANIAAAVAQGMPVGAGFSAGSANEAAGATSRAAAAMAALAVLLLALFAAGWIARIPEPVLAAVVIAALTHALSPAPLLRLFHIQRDGWIALVAALGVLGLGVLNGMLAAIALSVAHLLYVLAHPSISALGRIGQSHDFVDIARHPDAQALPQVAIFRPNAPLIFANAETALRAIDTLARASAAPLVVLSLEESNDLDSTAIDALAEFAQGLTAIGKQLVLARAHDRVRDVLVAAGMGDLAVHSTHSVADAVLQARQN; encoded by the coding sequence CTGACCGCTCTGGCGGTGGCCGGGCTGATGTTGCCGGAAGGCGTGGCCTATGCCGGGCTTGCCGGATTGCCGCCGGGCCGCGCTCTGGAGGCGGGGATCGCGGGAGGCCTCGCCTATGCTCTGGCCGGGCGCAGCCGGTTTGCCGTGGTCTCGCCCACTTCCTCCTCGGCGGCGATTCTGGCGGCGGCCATCGGCGGCCTTGCCACCAATGAGCTGGCCAGCGGCGTCGATCGCGATGCGCTGGCGACCATGCTGGTGGCGCTGGTCGGGGTGATTTTTCTGGGGCTGTCGGCGTTCCGGCTGGGCAGCCTTTCGGCCTTTATCTCGCGCCCGGTGCTGCATGGCTTTGCTTTCGGGCTGGCGATCACCATCATCCTGAAACAGATCCCGCCGCTGCTCGGCATCTCTGGCATCAGCGGCCCGATCTGGACCGCTTTGCCGCATCTGGTCGAGGCTCTGCCGCGCGCCAATTGGCCCAGCGCCGCCATCGGCCTGATCGCGCTGGGCGCCATTCTTGCGTTACGGCGCATGCCTCAGGTGCCGGGAGCTCTGTTGGTGATCGTGGGGGGGATTGCGCTGGGCTCCACCGCCGCGCCGGAATTGTGGCATGTGGCGCTGGCCGGGCCGGTGACGCTCGGCATGCCCAGGCTCGATCTGCCGCCGCTGGCGCTGTTGCCGCGCCTGTTCCAGCTGGCCGCGCCGATTGCGCTGATCCTCTTTGCCGAAAGCTGGGGGACGATGCGCTCGCTGGCGCTCAAGCATGGCGATGCGATCGATGCCAACCGCGAGCTGGGCGCACTGGGCGTGGCCAACATTGCCGCCGCCGTGGCGCAGGGCATGCCGGTGGGGGCGGGCTTTTCAGCAGGCTCCGCCAATGAGGCGGCGGGCGCCACCAGTCGCGCCGCCGCCGCCATGGCCGCGCTTGCGGTGCTGCTGCTGGCGCTGTTTGCGGCGGGTTGGATCGCGCGCATACCCGAGCCTGTGCTGGCCGCCGTGGTGATTGCGGCGCTGACCCATGCGCTGTCGCCCGCGCCGCTGCTGCGCCTTTTCCATATTCAGCGCGATGGCTGGATTGCTCTGGTCGCCGCTCTGGGGGTGCTGGGGCTGGGGGTGCTCAATGGCATGCTGGCGGCGATTGCCCTGTCGGTGGCGCATCTGCTCTATGTGCTGGCGCATCCCTCGATCAGCGCGCTGGGGCGCATCGGGCAGAGCCATGATTTCGTCGATATCGCCCGGCATCCCGATGCGCAGGCGTTGCCGCAGGTCGCCATCTTCCGCCCCAATGCGCCGCTGATCTTCGCCAATGCCGAAACCGCCCTGCGCGCCATCGATACGCTGGCCCGCGCCAGTGCCGCGCCGCTGGTGGTGCTCAGCCTTGAGGAAAGCAATGACCTCGACAGCACCGCCATCGATGCGCTGGCCGAGTTCGCGCAAGGGCTGACCGCTATCGGCAAGCAGTTGGTGCTGGCCCGCGCGCATGACCGGGTGCGCGATGTGCTGGTCGCCGCCGGTATGGGCGATCTGGCGGTGCATTCAACGCACAGCGTGGCCGATGCCGTGCTGCAAGCTCGTCAAAACTGA
- a CDS encoding ParB-like protein: protein MALSHPIEPVLHAVPIKDLRPTQMTVGMHEVRRKRDAWEKLKANAEGKGGAFLGTHMIPTVLGPDGLHWLVDHHHLALALHEAGEEKVLVSVIAKLQHLPKKRFFAFMDSHNWLHPYDGEGERRDWKDLPRHVGKLEDDPYRSLAGEVRRAGGYAKSVTPYTEFLWADYFRSRIKRGQIADKFDKALVKGVELARIPEAAYLPGYAGPDHGGED, encoded by the coding sequence ATGGCCTTGTCTCATCCGATCGAACCCGTCCTTCACGCCGTGCCGATCAAGGATCTGCGCCCGACGCAAATGACGGTGGGCATGCATGAGGTGCGCCGCAAGCGCGACGCGTGGGAGAAGCTGAAAGCCAATGCGGAAGGCAAGGGCGGCGCCTTTCTGGGCACCCATATGATCCCCACGGTGCTGGGGCCGGACGGGCTGCACTGGCTGGTCGACCACCATCATCTGGCGCTCGCGCTGCATGAGGCAGGGGAGGAAAAGGTGCTGGTTTCGGTGATCGCCAAGCTGCAGCATCTGCCCAAGAAGCGCTTCTTCGCCTTTATGGACAGCCACAACTGGCTGCATCCCTATGATGGCGAGGGTGAGCGCCGCGACTGGAAGGACCTGCCCCGCCACGTCGGCAAGCTGGAGGATGACCCCTATCGCTCGCTGGCAGGCGAAGTGAGGCGCGCGGGCGGCTATGCCAAAAGCGTGACGCCCTACACCGAGTTCCTCTGGGCCGATTACTTCCGCAGCCGCATCAAGCGCGGCCAGATCGCGGACAAGTTCGACAAGGCGCTGGTGAAGGGCGTGGAACTGGCGCGCATCCCCGAGGCCGCCTATCTGCCGGGCTATGCCGGGCCCGACCATGGCGGCGAGGACTGA
- a CDS encoding thioredoxin family protein: protein MLIALLSAFLGGLILNLMPCVFPVISLKIMGLVRHGDEHPGQLRAEGLAFFAGVMVAMLALSGALIAARAGGAAVGWGFQLQSPLVIAVLALVMLGAGLNLAGLFEFGLAIQRIGQSGGKASGPLGAALTGVLAIVVATPCSGPFMAGALGYALVQPPLVALAIFAALGLGFAAPFTLISFVPALARRLPKPGAWMGTVKTVMAFPMFGAAAWLTWVLAQQAGNGGLAVLLASFVALGFAAWLYGLGQKRRMMGQGFGGFYGAAGAVAALIAVAILRPAGGIPVHAEAAPSLADAAPSAWSPEKVAALRKQGKPILIDFSASWCITCQVNEKTTLSTQEVKTALARTGTTFLVADSTKFDAKIQDAMAAYGRDSLPLTVIYPADGKEPVILPQVLSKGLLVEALDKASGKA from the coding sequence ATGCTTATCGCTCTGTTGTCCGCGTTTCTGGGCGGATTGATCCTCAATCTGATGCCCTGCGTGTTTCCGGTGATTTCGCTCAAGATCATGGGGCTGGTGCGCCATGGTGACGAGCATCCCGGACAGTTGCGGGCCGAGGGGCTTGCCTTTTTTGCAGGCGTGATGGTGGCCATGCTGGCGCTGTCGGGCGCGCTGATCGCGGCGCGTGCGGGCGGCGCTGCGGTGGGCTGGGGCTTTCAGCTCCAGTCGCCGCTGGTCATCGCGGTGCTGGCTTTGGTGATGCTGGGAGCGGGTCTCAATCTGGCGGGCCTGTTCGAGTTTGGCCTCGCAATCCAGCGCATTGGCCAGAGCGGCGGCAAGGCGTCCGGCCCGCTGGGCGCGGCGCTGACCGGCGTGCTGGCGATCGTGGTCGCCACGCCCTGTTCCGGGCCCTTTATGGCGGGCGCGCTGGGCTATGCGCTGGTGCAGCCGCCGCTGGTTGCTTTGGCGATCTTTGCCGCGCTGGGGCTGGGCTTTGCCGCGCCTTTCACGCTGATTTCCTTCGTTCCCGCTCTGGCCAGGCGCCTGCCCAAGCCCGGCGCGTGGATGGGCACGGTCAAGACCGTGATGGCTTTCCCGATGTTCGGCGCGGCGGCCTGGCTGACCTGGGTGCTGGCCCAGCAGGCTGGCAATGGCGGGCTGGCGGTGCTGCTGGCCAGCTTTGTGGCGCTGGGCTTTGCGGCCTGGCTCTATGGGCTGGGGCAGAAGCGCCGCATGATGGGGCAGGGCTTTGGCGGCTTCTATGGCGCTGCGGGCGCGGTCGCTGCGCTGATCGCCGTGGCCATCCTGCGCCCGGCGGGCGGCATTCCCGTCCATGCCGAGGCGGCGCCTTCGCTGGCCGATGCCGCGCCCAGCGCATGGTCGCCCGAAAAGGTCGCGGCGCTGCGCAAGCAGGGCAAGCCGATCCTGATCGATTTTTCCGCAAGCTGGTGCATCACCTGTCAGGTCAATGAAAAGACCACCCTGTCCACGCAGGAGGTGAAGACCGCTCTGGCCCGCACCGGCACGACCTTTCTGGTGGCCGATTCCACCAAATTCGACGCGAAAATTCAGGATGCCATGGCCGCCTATGGCCGCGACAGCCTGCCGCTGACGGTGATCTATCCCGCCGATGGCAAGGAGCCGGTGATCCTGCCTCAGGTCCTGAGCAAGGGCTTGCTGGTCGAGGCGCTGGACAAGGCCTCCGGAAAGGCGTGA
- a CDS encoding LysR family transcriptional regulator yields the protein MIKRNHIRHFLALADAGSFAQAAARLHITQPTLSSGIAELERLVGTRLFLRDRRHVRLTETGGAFLPIARDLERGFRVADSFGAAPAVEWPTLRLGVLRTVANRDLGRIVAALGAHYGIEVIEGTDYDLRAALTGGRIHLALTLLREAEHDLVAHPLWEEAYTMLVPQNHPLAGRDHVAPEDLAGEIMIARRSCEILEDTSRFFTGAGVRPRFALRSESDERCLAMVAAGLGITTAPASLAIDGTVPLAVDGYAFRRRIGLLHDRQWSPGGGMTLDQLIDPARLSSATP from the coding sequence ATGATCAAGCGCAACCATATCCGCCACTTTCTGGCGCTGGCCGATGCGGGGAGCTTTGCTCAGGCCGCAGCCCGGCTGCATATCACCCAGCCCACGCTTTCCTCAGGCATCGCCGAGTTGGAGCGGCTGGTGGGCACGCGCCTGTTCCTGCGCGACCGGCGCCATGTCCGCCTGACCGAGACCGGGGGCGCCTTCCTGCCCATCGCCCGCGATCTGGAGCGCGGCTTTCGCGTCGCCGACAGTTTCGGCGCGGCGCCCGCCGTCGAATGGCCAACCCTGCGCCTTGGCGTGCTGCGCACCGTGGCGAACCGCGATCTGGGGCGGATCGTGGCGGCGCTGGGCGCCCATTACGGCATCGAAGTGATCGAGGGCACGGACTATGACCTGCGCGCCGCGCTGACGGGCGGGCGCATCCATCTGGCGCTCACCCTGCTGCGCGAGGCCGAGCATGATCTGGTCGCCCATCCGCTCTGGGAGGAGGCCTATACGATGCTGGTGCCGCAAAACCACCCGCTGGCCGGTCGCGACCATGTGGCGCCCGAGGATCTGGCCGGAGAGATCATGATCGCCCGCCGTTCCTGCGAAATTCTGGAGGACACCAGCCGCTTCTTCACCGGCGCCGGGGTCCGCCCGCGCTTCGCCCTGCGGTCGGAGAGCGATGAGCGCTGTCTGGCGATGGTCGCGGCGGGGCTGGGCATCACCACCGCCCCCGCCTCGCTGGCAATTGATGGAACCGTGCCGCTGGCGGTCGATGGCTATGCGTTCCGGCGCAGGATCGGCCTGCTGCATGATCGCCAATGGTCGCCGGGTGGCGGCATGACGCTGGATCAACTGATCGACCCCGCCCGTCTCAGCAGCGCCACGCCTTAA
- a CDS encoding arylsulfatase, which yields MAQAPVSPAAPAPAPQAQARPNFLVIVADDIGWSDLGAFGGEIRTPNLDALANAGVRFTGFHTAPTCSPTRSELLSGVDNHEAGLGSMAELLDEHQRGHDGYEGVLNTRVASIAELLKAGGYHTLMAGKWHLGLTEATSPAARGFEQSYALLQGLSNHFGKDQTEAWGKAGERSTWREGLKEVHYPEGKYVDDQFGDRLIDFLGQSAKAGDTRPFFAYLTFTGPHWPMQAPPEDIARYKGRYDAGYDVLRAERLARQKVLGLVPQDAIAHAHELAKPWDQLTPEEKALESRKMEVYAAMVDRLDQNVGRVVAELKRTGRYDNTVIIFLGDNGPEGNTINGPKGGSFNASLKIDNSLGNIGKANSYVGYGPGWAEANATPSRLVKSYPTEGGIRTTAFATGFGVKGGRISGANLSVTDIAPTLLQLAGVTQPASFNGHPILPHEGHSWSALLAGTAQTVRSPEEPLGYELFYRRGLRKGDWKLVYLPAIKPEGAAYLKAGVGDNQWRLYNLARDPGETTDLAASEPAKLKELLADWDVYAKQKGVIPLAQK from the coding sequence CTGGCCCAGGCGCCGGTCAGCCCCGCCGCGCCAGCGCCCGCACCGCAGGCGCAGGCCCGACCCAACTTTCTGGTGATCGTCGCCGACGATATCGGCTGGTCGGACCTTGGCGCTTTCGGGGGCGAGATCCGCACCCCCAATCTCGATGCGCTGGCCAATGCGGGCGTGCGCTTCACCGGCTTCCACACCGCGCCGACCTGCTCGCCCACGCGTTCTGAACTGCTCTCGGGGGTGGACAATCACGAGGCCGGGCTCGGCTCGATGGCCGAGTTGCTCGACGAGCATCAACGCGGGCATGACGGCTATGAGGGCGTGCTCAACACCCGCGTCGCCTCGATCGCCGAGCTGCTGAAAGCGGGCGGCTATCACACGCTGATGGCGGGCAAATGGCATCTGGGCCTGACCGAGGCGACCAGCCCGGCGGCGCGCGGTTTCGAGCAGTCCTATGCGCTGCTTCAGGGGCTGAGCAACCATTTCGGCAAGGACCAGACCGAGGCCTGGGGCAAGGCGGGCGAACGCTCGACCTGGCGCGAAGGGCTCAAGGAAGTCCATTATCCCGAGGGCAAATATGTCGACGACCAGTTCGGCGACCGGCTGATCGACTTCCTCGGCCAGAGCGCCAAGGCGGGCGACACGCGCCCCTTCTTCGCCTATCTCACCTTCACCGGCCCGCACTGGCCGATGCAGGCCCCGCCCGAGGATATCGCGCGCTACAAGGGCCGCTATGACGCGGGCTACGATGTGCTGCGCGCCGAGCGCCTCGCCCGGCAGAAGGTGCTGGGTCTGGTCCCGCAGGACGCCATCGCCCATGCCCATGAGCTGGCCAAGCCGTGGGACCAGCTGACGCCGGAAGAAAAGGCCCTCGAATCCCGCAAGATGGAGGTCTATGCCGCGATGGTCGACCGGCTCGACCAGAATGTCGGCCGCGTGGTGGCCGAGCTGAAGCGCACGGGCCGCTATGACAACACCGTCATCATCTTCCTGGGCGACAATGGCCCCGAGGGCAACACGATCAACGGGCCCAAGGGCGGCAGCTTCAATGCCTCGCTGAAGATCGACAACTCGCTCGGCAACATCGGCAAGGCCAATTCCTATGTCGGCTACGGCCCCGGCTGGGCCGAGGCCAATGCCACCCCCTCGCGTCTGGTGAAGTCCTATCCCACCGAGGGCGGCATCCGCACCACCGCTTTCGCCACGGGCTTCGGCGTGAAGGGCGGACGCATTTCGGGGGCCAATCTCAGTGTCACCGACATCGCCCCCACCCTGCTGCAACTGGCCGGCGTGACCCAGCCCGCCAGCTTCAACGGCCACCCCATCCTGCCCCATGAGGGCCATAGCTGGAGCGCGCTGCTGGCCGGCACCGCGCAGACCGTGCGTTCGCCCGAGGAGCCGCTGGGCTATGAGCTGTTCTACCGCCGGGGCCTGCGCAAGGGCGACTGGAAGCTGGTCTATCTGCCCGCCATCAAGCCCGAGGGCGCGGCCTATCTCAAGGCCGGTGTGGGCGACAATCAGTGGCGCCTCTACAATCTGGCGCGCGATCCGGGCGAGACCACCGATCTGGCCGCCAGCGAGCCCGCCAAACTGAAGGAGCTGCTGGCCGATTGGGATGTCTACGCCAAGCAGAAGGGCGTGATCCCGCTGGCCCAGAAGTAA
- a CDS encoding peroxiredoxin gives MTGFNRAKMARGFALALGGSLALLAAMPASAALQVGEKAPDFTLKAALGGKEMPFSLKQALKKGPVVLYFFPAAFTPGCTIEAHSFAEATDSFNKLHATVIGVTSGNIDRVAEFSKVECRNKFAVAADPDAKIAGEYKNQMQAMGKTLSDRTSYVIAPDGKILMAYSDRNPEQHITKSLEAVKAWRAKHS, from the coding sequence ATGACAGGTTTCAATCGCGCCAAAATGGCCCGTGGTTTCGCTCTGGCTCTGGGTGGTTCGCTGGCGCTGCTGGCTGCCATGCCTGCCTCGGCCGCGCTGCAGGTTGGCGAAAAGGCCCCCGATTTCACGCTGAAGGCCGCGCTGGGCGGCAAGGAAATGCCTTTCTCGCTCAAGCAGGCGCTCAAGAAGGGCCCTGTGGTGCTCTATTTCTTCCCGGCCGCCTTCACCCCCGGCTGCACCATCGAGGCTCATTCCTTCGCCGAGGCGACCGACAGCTTCAACAAGCTGCATGCCACGGTGATCGGCGTCACCTCGGGCAACATCGACCGCGTGGCCGAATTCTCCAAGGTGGAATGCCGCAACAAGTTTGCCGTGGCCGCCGATCCCGACGCCAAGATCGCCGGTGAATACAAGAACCAGATGCAGGCGATGGGCAAGACCCTGTCGGACCGCACCTCTTACGTGATCGCGCCCGATGGCAAGATCCTGATGGCCTACTCCGACCGCAATCCCGAGCAGCACATCACCAAGTCGCTCGAAGCCGTGAAGGCCTGGCGCGCGAAGCACTCGTAA
- a CDS encoding MaoC family dehydratase, which translates to MGGRCFEDWQVGDTLTHQPSRTVTETDNLLFSAMTHNTQPLHLDAEAARASEFGRILVNSTFTFSLCVGLSVGDTTVGTLVANLGFDKVVTPLPTFIGDTLTCHSEILELRESKSRPQAGIVIFRHWLTNQRGETVLSCQRSALIQRRAA; encoded by the coding sequence ATGGGTGGACGCTGTTTCGAGGATTGGCAGGTGGGCGACACGCTGACTCACCAGCCCAGCCGCACCGTGACCGAGACCGACAATCTGCTCTTCTCGGCCATGACGCATAACACCCAGCCGCTGCATCTCGATGCCGAGGCGGCCAGGGCCAGCGAGTTCGGGCGGATTCTGGTCAACTCCACCTTCACCTTCAGCCTGTGCGTCGGGCTGTCGGTGGGGGATACCACGGTGGGCACGCTGGTCGCCAATCTGGGTTTCGACAAGGTGGTCACCCCGCTGCCGACCTTTATCGGCGACACGCTGACCTGCCACAGCGAAATTCTGGAACTGCGTGAATCGAAATCGCGCCCGCAGGCCGGGATCGTCATCTTCCGCCACTGGCTGACCAACCAGCGCGGCGAGACGGTGCTCTCCTGCCAGCGCAGCGCGCTGATCCAGAGGCGCGCGGCATGA
- a CDS encoding NrsF family protein: MADHDLLIDQLSASLAPVQRPRPAGLRALGWMALALPCGFLMTRLIPHYQPDWSAPGMVWPMVEIALALGVGLTVMVQAFAGSIPGRDTRGLRLPAALALVWLAISLAKIAQSPPHPIRPGAGMYCYTFMMLASAPIMPMVILALRRTRALRPGRVLALAGGGIAFSVAGLLGFCHPGTLHPMDFVMHLAAGLTITGLTTLLGRRFIAA; encoded by the coding sequence ATGGCTGATCACGACCTGCTGATCGACCAGCTTAGCGCCTCGCTGGCGCCGGTGCAGCGGCCCCGGCCTGCGGGTTTGCGCGCGCTGGGCTGGATGGCGCTGGCGCTGCCCTGCGGCTTTCTGATGACCCGCCTGATCCCGCATTACCAGCCCGACTGGAGCGCGCCCGGCATGGTCTGGCCCATGGTGGAGATCGCACTGGCGCTGGGCGTGGGGCTGACGGTGATGGTGCAGGCCTTTGCGGGCAGCATTCCGGGGCGCGATACACGCGGGTTGCGCCTGCCTGCGGCTCTGGCGCTGGTCTGGTTGGCGATCAGCCTTGCCAAAATCGCGCAGTCGCCGCCGCATCCCATCCGGCCCGGAGCGGGGATGTATTGCTACACCTTCATGATGCTGGCCAGTGCGCCGATCATGCCGATGGTCATTCTGGCGCTGCGCCGCACGCGCGCGCTGCGCCCCGGACGGGTGCTGGCGCTGGCGGGGGGAGGCATTGCCTTTTCCGTCGCCGGGCTGCTGGGCTTTTGCCATCCCGGCACGCTGCATCCGATGGATTTCGTGATGCATCTGGCCGCCGGCCTGACCATCACCGGCCTGACGACCCTGCTGGGGCGCCGCTTTATCGCCGCCTGA